In Rhizobium sp. WSM4643, the following are encoded in one genomic region:
- a CDS encoding HugZ family pyridoxamine 5'-phosphate oxidase yields the protein MKDPASPLRETDDDARKLARVLLRSARHAAIAVLDPETGFPFASRVLVATDIDGAPVILVSKLSAHTRALARDPRASLLTGEPGKGDPLAFPRLTTQCLAEPVERSSAFYERIRTRFLARHTKAKLYIDFPDFLFFRLKPEQASLNGGFGRAYQLDGNDLIIQSAANEAIATEAAETVRDLVERHPDVAEALAIRLKAPESGPWRICGIDSSGFDMISGDLLLRYEFETLAVDADHICSNMTKIAYSIP from the coding sequence ATGAAAGATCCGGCCTCACCCTTACGCGAAACCGACGACGATGCCCGCAAGCTCGCCCGCGTGCTTCTGCGCTCCGCCCGGCACGCGGCGATTGCCGTTCTCGACCCCGAGACCGGCTTTCCCTTTGCCAGTCGCGTGCTGGTCGCCACCGATATCGACGGCGCCCCCGTCATCCTCGTTTCGAAGCTATCGGCCCATACGAGGGCGCTTGCCAGAGACCCGCGCGCCTCGCTCCTGACCGGCGAGCCCGGCAAGGGCGATCCCCTCGCCTTTCCGCGTCTGACGACCCAGTGCCTGGCAGAACCCGTCGAGCGCAGCAGTGCATTCTACGAGCGTATCCGCACGCGTTTTCTCGCTCGCCACACCAAAGCGAAGCTTTATATCGACTTTCCTGATTTCCTGTTCTTCCGTCTTAAGCCGGAACAGGCCAGCCTCAATGGCGGCTTCGGCCGCGCCTACCAGCTCGATGGAAACGATCTCATAATCCAGTCGGCGGCGAATGAGGCAATCGCCACCGAGGCGGCAGAGACAGTGCGAGATTTAGTAGAACGCCATCCCGATGTCGCTGAAGCCCTCGCTATCAGGCTGAAGGCGCCGGAATCGGGTCCTTGGCGCATTTGTGGTATCGATTCCTCAGGTTTCGACATGATTTCCGGCGACTTGCTGCTGCGATACGAGTTCGAAACCCTCGCTGTGGATGCCGATCACATTTGTTCAAACATGACTAAAATAGCATACTCGATA